Proteins from a genomic interval of Prevotella sp. E13-27:
- a CDS encoding MATE family efflux transporter yields the protein MNDNKQAALELGSKPVGALLWQYALPAMVAMVASSLYNIIDRSVIGQVVGPEAIAGLGITFPFMNLGAAFGAAVGVGASTCISVKLGQRDYATAQHLLGNTVTLNLIIGLAFMAVSLIFLDPILRFFGASDATLPYAREFMEIILAGNVVTHMYFGMNAVLRAAGKPRHAMYATLFTVACNIILVIAFVWWFRWGIRGAALATVTSQSLALCWQMRLFSNKHELLHLKKGIYKLKSVLVRNIVSIGISPFLMQTTSCVIVIFMNNQFVRYGGDMAVGAYSIANSMVMVFFMFVMGVTQGMQPIVGYNYGAQKFDRMMRCVWMAIAVATTILLAGWAVSMLFPRQIARMFTTDPTLLEMSARGIMLDMLVFFVVGSQAVITNYFQCIGKVRISIFLSLTRQLILLLPMAYVFPFFWGLDGVWYSMPVSDFLAFAFTIPIFMLHIRKFKSYGQTGNN from the coding sequence ATGAACGATAACAAACAAGCTGCACTTGAGTTGGGATCGAAGCCAGTAGGGGCATTGCTGTGGCAATATGCTCTGCCTGCAATGGTGGCAATGGTGGCTTCGAGCTTATATAATATAATAGACCGCTCTGTCATAGGTCAGGTGGTCGGGCCTGAGGCTATTGCTGGTCTCGGTATCACTTTCCCGTTTATGAACCTTGGCGCTGCCTTTGGCGCAGCTGTTGGAGTAGGAGCTTCAACATGCATATCTGTGAAACTCGGACAGCGTGACTATGCCACGGCGCAGCATCTGTTGGGAAATACCGTTACCCTTAATCTTATAATAGGTCTCGCCTTCATGGCTGTCAGCCTGATTTTTCTTGACCCAATATTACGTTTTTTTGGTGCTTCAGATGCCACTCTGCCTTATGCTAGGGAGTTTATGGAGATAATACTTGCTGGTAACGTCGTTACCCATATGTATTTTGGCATGAATGCTGTGCTGAGGGCAGCGGGTAAGCCTCGACACGCAATGTATGCAACATTGTTTACAGTGGCATGTAATATAATCTTGGTAATAGCCTTCGTTTGGTGGTTCAGATGGGGTATACGTGGAGCTGCTTTGGCTACTGTTACGTCACAATCGTTGGCTCTCTGCTGGCAGATGAGGCTGTTTAGCAATAAGCATGAGCTGCTGCATCTGAAAAAAGGTATATATAAGCTGAAATCCGTTCTGGTAAGGAATATCGTATCAATAGGCATTTCGCCGTTCCTTATGCAGACAACATCTTGTGTCATCGTTATCTTCATGAACAATCAGTTTGTTCGATATGGTGGTGACATGGCTGTGGGCGCATATTCCATTGCAAACTCAATGGTAATGGTGTTCTTCATGTTCGTGATGGGTGTCACTCAGGGAATGCAGCCTATCGTGGGTTATAACTATGGCGCTCAGAAATTTGACAGGATGATGCGTTGCGTTTGGATGGCTATAGCAGTGGCAACGACTATACTGCTTGCAGGATGGGCTGTGTCAATGCTTTTTCCACGACAGATAGCAAGGATGTTTACCACGGATCCTACATTGCTTGAAATGTCGGCACGAGGTATCATGCTTGATATGCTGGTGTTCTTTGTTGTTGGCTCGCAGGCTGTGATAACGAACTACTTCCAGTGTATTGGCAAGGTGCGCATAAGCATATTTCTCTCGCTGACGCGACAGCTCATTCTTTTATTGCCTATGGCTTACGTGTTCCCATTCTTCTGGGGACTCGATGGCGTTTGGTATTCAATGCCTGTGAGCGACTTCCTCGCTTTTGCTTTCACAATACCCATATTTATGTTGCACATCAGAAAATTCAAGTCTTATGGACAAACGGGTAATAATTAA
- the purT gene encoding formate-dependent phosphoribosylglycinamide formyltransferase: MKKILLLGSGELGKEFVIAAKCAGQYVVACDRYDNAPAMQVADEREVFSMLDGDALEAVVKKHHPDIIVPEIEAIRTERLFKFEEEGIQVVPSARAVNYTMNRRAIRDLASKELGLRTAKYFYAKTFDEFKKAADEIGFPCVVKPLMSSSGHGQSYVHNDDELEQAFREAMEGSRGDVKEVIIEEFIDFDSEFTLLTVTQQHGWPTLFCPPIGHVQKGGDYRESWQPYKISDEALKQAQIMADKVTKALTGAGIWGVEFFLTKQGEVIFSELSPRPHDTGMVTLGHTTNLSEFELHFRAVMGLPIADIRLEHAGASAVILSPSDCSIDSPLSYNLDDALKEPCTRVRIFGKHDAHRGRRMGVTLCYGDVNDDVNVLRDKAKRLAATVLGTDPYMKK; encoded by the coding sequence ATGAAGAAAATATTACTGTTAGGCTCAGGCGAACTGGGCAAAGAGTTTGTTATTGCGGCAAAATGTGCAGGACAGTATGTTGTCGCTTGTGACCGTTATGATAACGCTCCTGCCATGCAGGTGGCTGACGAGCGCGAAGTGTTCTCTATGCTCGATGGTGATGCACTCGAAGCCGTGGTGAAGAAGCATCATCCTGATATCATCGTGCCAGAGATTGAGGCCATTCGCACAGAGCGTCTCTTTAAGTTCGAGGAAGAAGGCATACAGGTTGTTCCTTCGGCTCGCGCCGTGAACTATACTATGAATCGTCGTGCTATCCGCGACCTTGCTTCAAAGGAACTGGGGCTGCGTACGGCAAAGTATTTCTATGCCAAGACTTTCGACGAGTTTAAGAAAGCTGCTGACGAGATAGGCTTCCCCTGCGTGGTGAAGCCACTAATGTCGAGTAGTGGTCATGGTCAGAGCTATGTTCATAACGATGATGAACTGGAACAGGCTTTCCGTGAAGCAATGGAAGGCTCGCGTGGTGATGTGAAAGAAGTAATCATTGAGGAGTTCATTGATTTCGACTCAGAGTTCACTCTGCTCACAGTAACACAGCAGCATGGCTGGCCCACATTGTTCTGCCCACCAATTGGACATGTACAGAAGGGTGGTGACTACCGTGAATCATGGCAGCCATATAAGATAAGTGATGAGGCTCTGAAACAGGCACAGATAATGGCCGATAAAGTGACGAAGGCACTTACGGGTGCAGGCATCTGGGGCGTAGAGTTCTTCCTTACAAAGCAGGGAGAGGTAATCTTCAGCGAACTGTCGCCACGTCCACATGATACGGGTATGGTGACACTTGGACATACAACAAACCTGTCGGAGTTTGAGCTGCATTTCCGTGCTGTCATGGGCCTGCCTATTGCTGACATACGCCTTGAGCATGCAGGAGCTTCTGCTGTGATACTCTCACCATCGGATTGCTCTATAGATTCTCCTCTCAGCTATAATCTTGATGATGCACTGAAAGAGCCTTGCACACGTGTTCGTATTTTTGGAAAACACGATGCCCACCGTGGTCGTCGCATGGGAGTCACCCTTTGTTATGGCGACGTGAACGATGATGTCAATGTTCTGCGAGACAAAGCAAAGCGACTGGCTGCAACAGTGCTTGGTACTGACCCTTATATGAAGAAATGA
- a CDS encoding sugar 3,4-ketoisomerase → MKITLIDLPKITDPRGNLTVAEGLDKVPFDIKRAYWVYDVPAGESRGGHAHKRLYQLVVALSGSFTVTLDDGHERQTVLLNHPWQGLLIETNTWRTLDDFSSGAVCLVLASEHFEEEDYIYDYDEFLRYVGCSK, encoded by the coding sequence ATGAAGATAACCCTGATTGACCTTCCTAAAATCACCGACCCTCGTGGCAACTTAACCGTTGCCGAGGGTTTGGATAAGGTTCCGTTTGACATCAAGCGAGCCTATTGGGTATATGATGTTCCTGCTGGCGAGAGCCGTGGAGGCCATGCACATAAGCGTCTTTATCAGCTAGTGGTAGCACTTAGTGGTTCGTTCACAGTTACACTTGACGATGGACATGAGCGACAGACGGTGCTCCTGAACCATCCGTGGCAGGGACTGCTCATAGAGACAAACACATGGCGTACGCTCGATGATTTCTCGAGTGGTGCCGTTTGTCTCGTCTTGGCATCGGAGCATTTCGAGGAGGAAGACTATATTTACGACTACGACGAATTTCTAAGATACGTGGGATGCTCGAAGTAA
- a CDS encoding histidinol dehydrogenase, translating to MDALSKSFHSYLVKVAYEGATHEREHQLEHLLALLYPEDEQMIISYYGLFGEPRLSLDEISAKRNESSYQTLEAIDKNIRKLAVTPEWQMIEEKL from the coding sequence GTGGATGCGTTAAGTAAATCTTTTCATTCTTATCTCGTAAAGGTGGCCTATGAAGGTGCAACTCACGAGCGGGAACATCAGTTAGAACATCTGCTGGCTCTTCTCTATCCAGAGGATGAGCAGATGATAATTAGCTATTATGGACTATTTGGCGAGCCTCGTCTGTCCCTTGATGAGATTTCGGCTAAACGCAACGAGAGTTCTTACCAAACGCTCGAAGCGATTGATAAGAACATTCGTAAACTTGCTGTTACCCCAGAGTGGCAAATGATAGAAGAAAAGCTATGA
- a CDS encoding helix-turn-helix domain-containing protein, whose protein sequence is MANFQIIRDLCEKKKISIRKLADMVDMKDGSIHNLINTGSTNTATLEAIAKALDVSPAIFWEPVDVTDKEKEILHLKELLAEKERTIKILLERQK, encoded by the coding sequence ATGGCTAACTTTCAGATTATAAGGGATTTGTGCGAAAAGAAAAAAATATCTATTCGCAAGCTTGCTGACATGGTAGATATGAAAGATGGAAGCATACACAATTTGATCAATACTGGTTCAACCAACACAGCCACCCTGGAGGCCATAGCAAAAGCCTTGGATGTATCACCGGCCATCTTTTGGGAACCAGTAGATGTTACGGACAAAGAAAAGGAGATCCTTCATCTAAAGGAACTCCTGGCAGAAAAAGAACGTACTATAAAGATTCTCTTAGAACGTCAAAAGTAG
- a CDS encoding DegT/DnrJ/EryC1/StrS family aminotransferase — MDNMKVDYLPLKRITAMHADEIHEAIDHVVDGGWYLKGNATETFEHDYAEYIGTRHCIGVANGLDALTLILRAYIEEGIMREGDEVIVPANTYIASILSITENRLVPVLVEPRVDTFLIDDSLIEQHITPRTRAIMIVHLYGRCAYTEKISEICRRHVLKLIEDNAQAHGTMCYAVTPYRKTGSLGDAAAHSFYPGKNLGALGDAGAVTTDDDHLAATIRSIANYGSSRKYVFDYVGRNSRIDELQAAVLSVKLRYLDEDNLRRKEIATRYIDNIINPLIRLPEKTESVWHIFPILCEQRDRLQQYLADKGIGTVIHYPIPPHKQSCYSEWNEQSYPITEIIHSQELSIPCHQAMSDSEVDYVIQQINNFA, encoded by the coding sequence ATGGACAATATGAAGGTAGACTATTTGCCATTGAAGAGAATCACGGCTATGCATGCTGATGAAATCCATGAAGCCATCGACCATGTCGTTGATGGAGGATGGTATCTGAAAGGTAACGCTACAGAGACTTTCGAACATGATTATGCCGAATATATTGGCACCCGTCATTGCATAGGAGTTGCCAATGGCTTGGATGCACTTACCCTTATACTGCGTGCTTATATAGAGGAGGGCATCATGAGAGAGGGCGACGAAGTGATAGTACCGGCAAATACATATATAGCATCAATCCTTTCGATAACTGAGAATAGGCTCGTTCCTGTGCTCGTGGAACCTCGTGTTGACACGTTCCTTATCGATGACTCTCTCATCGAACAGCACATAACGCCTCGCACACGTGCTATAATGATTGTCCATCTTTATGGACGTTGTGCATATACTGAAAAGATTAGTGAAATCTGTCGTCGCCACGTTCTGAAACTTATTGAGGACAACGCCCAAGCCCATGGCACCATGTGCTATGCGGTTACCCCGTATAGAAAGACGGGTTCTCTAGGAGATGCGGCAGCCCATAGCTTCTATCCAGGCAAGAATCTTGGAGCATTGGGCGATGCTGGTGCTGTTACTACCGATGATGACCATCTAGCTGCGACAATACGGTCAATAGCAAACTATGGATCTTCTCGCAAGTACGTCTTTGACTATGTAGGTCGTAACTCGCGTATTGATGAGCTACAGGCCGCAGTATTAAGCGTCAAACTAAGATATCTTGATGAAGATAATCTTCGCCGCAAGGAGATAGCAACTCGTTATATTGACAACATCATTAATCCGTTGATTCGTCTTCCGGAAAAGACTGAAAGTGTTTGGCATATCTTTCCTATTCTTTGCGAACAACGTGATCGGTTGCAACAATATCTTGCTGATAAAGGCATAGGTACAGTGATTCACTATCCCATACCTCCTCATAAACAGTCCTGTTATAGCGAATGGAATGAGCAGTCATATCCCATAACTGAAATAATACATTCTCAGGAACTTAGTATACCATGCCATCAGGCTATGAGTGACTCCGAAGTGGACTATGTCATACAGCAGATTAATAACTTCGCATAG
- a CDS encoding Bax inhibitor-1 family protein: MDYEEIKYGAMSREQQLESSLAFPILMRKVYLWMTFALVITGFTAYYVATNPALTGLVFGNSAVMWGLLIAEVLLVVAISGAINKLSLVTAALLFVLYSVMIGATLSAIFFVYELGTIAQVFFITAATFGAMAAYGYFTKKDLTSIGRLAFMALLGIIIASIVNIFVGITAQNLIFSYFVVLIFVGLTAYDSQKIKEMMLRAPDAGEKMQKLALLGALSLYLDFINLFIYLLRIFGSSRD, encoded by the coding sequence ATGGATTACGAAGAAATTAAGTATGGCGCTATGTCGCGCGAACAACAGCTGGAGTCATCATTGGCATTCCCTATACTAATGCGTAAGGTGTATCTTTGGATGACTTTCGCGCTCGTTATTACAGGCTTTACAGCCTATTATGTAGCAACAAATCCAGCTCTTACGGGGTTGGTCTTTGGAAATTCTGCAGTGATGTGGGGACTGCTTATTGCAGAAGTCCTGCTTGTCGTGGCTATCAGTGGAGCCATTAACAAACTGTCTCTTGTTACTGCTGCTTTATTGTTTGTGCTTTATTCTGTCATGATCGGAGCAACATTGTCTGCAATATTCTTCGTATATGAGCTGGGAACTATTGCGCAAGTGTTCTTTATTACGGCTGCCACTTTCGGGGCAATGGCTGCTTATGGCTATTTTACAAAGAAAGACCTGACTTCTATAGGTCGTTTGGCATTTATGGCGCTTTTGGGTATTATCATTGCTTCGATAGTAAATATCTTTGTCGGAATAACTGCACAAAATTTGATATTTAGCTACTTCGTCGTGCTCATTTTCGTGGGACTAACCGCGTATGATTCTCAGAAGATAAAGGAAATGATGCTTCGAGCTCCTGATGCAGGTGAGAAAATGCAAAAACTAGCTCTATTAGGTGCGCTCAGTCTCTATCTCGACTTCATAAATCTTTTTATTTATCTCCTTCGGATTTTTGGATCGAGTAGAGATTAA
- a CDS encoding AAA family ATPase, translated as MDKRVIINIGRQLGSGGHDIGRMLALDFNAKYYDRELLNLAAKESGFSAEFFEQNDEKKGFLRSFLQLPFSIIHNGANFYQNNFSQEGLFKFQSDAIRKAASEGSCVFLGRCADYVLRDFPNVVNVFVTASIDFRIRQVMDKQNVSKEEAQRIIEEGESERAAYYDYYTGKKWGHATSYDLCVDSSILGLVETEKFIAEFVRAKLNVKSNNHVL; from the coding sequence ATGGACAAACGGGTAATAATTAACATTGGCAGACAACTGGGTTCTGGCGGACACGATATAGGACGCATGTTGGCATTGGACTTCAATGCTAAATATTATGATCGCGAACTGCTGAATCTTGCAGCAAAAGAGAGCGGATTCTCAGCAGAGTTCTTCGAACAGAACGATGAGAAGAAGGGCTTCTTGCGTTCATTCCTGCAGTTGCCGTTCAGCATAATACATAATGGAGCGAACTTCTATCAGAACAATTTTTCACAAGAAGGACTATTTAAGTTTCAGAGTGATGCTATCCGCAAGGCTGCCAGCGAGGGCTCATGTGTGTTCCTTGGGCGTTGTGCTGACTATGTGTTGCGCGATTTCCCTAATGTCGTCAATGTGTTCGTAACTGCTTCTATAGATTTTCGAATACGTCAGGTGATGGATAAGCAGAACGTTTCGAAGGAAGAGGCACAGAGGATTATTGAAGAAGGGGAGAGCGAACGTGCTGCATATTATGACTACTACACGGGAAAGAAGTGGGGACATGCAACATCCTATGACTTGTGTGTTGACTCAAGCATACTCGGACTTGTGGAGACAGAGAAGTTTATTGCTGAGTTTGTAAGAGCAAAACTAAATGTCAAATCAAATAATCATGTGCTTTGA
- a CDS encoding metallophosphoesterase family protein — protein MKKIGIISDTHGYWDEKYLHYFEPCDEIWHAGDIGSVEVAEKLAAFRPLRAVCGNCDGGDLRLMYRELNRFKCEDVDVLIKHIGGYPGRYDPSVRSTLFARPPQLFIAGHSHILKVQYDKTLGLLHINPGAAGMQGWHKERTLIRLTIEGNKFADCEVITLRD, from the coding sequence TTGAAAAAGATAGGAATCATCAGCGATACGCATGGCTACTGGGACGAGAAGTACCTGCATTACTTCGAACCATGTGATGAGATTTGGCATGCAGGAGATATCGGCTCAGTAGAAGTGGCAGAGAAACTTGCTGCCTTCCGCCCTCTGCGTGCTGTCTGTGGCAACTGCGACGGTGGTGACCTTAGACTGATGTATCGTGAACTGAACCGATTCAAATGTGAGGATGTTGATGTGCTTATAAAACATATTGGTGGCTATCCTGGACGCTATGATCCGTCAGTACGTTCAACGCTCTTTGCTCGTCCGCCACAGCTGTTCATCGCAGGGCACTCCCACATACTTAAGGTTCAATATGATAAAACCCTCGGACTGCTGCATATCAACCCTGGTGCTGCAGGCATGCAGGGGTGGCATAAGGAACGAACATTAATAAGATTGACAATTGAAGGCAATAAATTTGCTGATTGTGAAGTTATAACATTAAGAGACTGA
- a CDS encoding DUF4406 domain-containing protein has product MRVYISGKIGEEVISDETRQKFAKAQKMLEDRLSDMSTVINPASEEFQETMEQAFKWREIPMNYDDILLYDLQWLRTCSAIYMLEDWGRSPGAATEFDFAETTGKKIFFQDYSQAQTYIHRCYEKCPEGFEYNEWCNDKAREIWIPIEEER; this is encoded by the coding sequence ATGAGAGTATATATAAGTGGAAAAATAGGCGAGGAGGTTATCAGTGACGAAACCCGCCAGAAGTTTGCAAAAGCTCAGAAAATGCTGGAGGATCGACTATCTGATATGTCAACAGTCATAAACCCTGCCAGCGAGGAGTTCCAGGAAACCATGGAACAGGCCTTCAAGTGGAGAGAGATACCCATGAATTATGACGATATCCTACTCTATGATCTGCAATGGCTGAGAACGTGCAGCGCTATCTACATGCTGGAAGACTGGGGACGCTCACCAGGAGCAGCTACAGAGTTCGATTTTGCGGAAACTACGGGAAAGAAAATCTTTTTTCAGGACTATAGTCAGGCTCAGACATATATCCACAGGTGTTACGAAAAATGTCCGGAAGGATTCGAGTATAATGAGTGGTGCAATGATAAGGCCCGTGAAATCTGGATACCAATAGAGGAGGAAAGATGA
- the rfbB gene encoding dTDP-glucose 4,6-dehydratase has translation MKNIVITGGAGFIGSHVVRLFVNKYPEYHIINLDKLTYAGNLANLKDIENKPNYEFVKMDICDFDAFYKLMQDKKVDGIIHLAAESHVDRSIKDPFTFAKTNVMGTLSLLQAAKLYWESLPEKYEGKRFYHISTDEVYGALELTHPEGIEPPFTTTASSAEHHLAYGDKFFLETTKYNPHSPYSASKASSDHFVRAFHDTYGMPVVVTNCSNNYGPYQFPEKLIPLFINNIRHRKPLPVYGKGENVRDWLFVEDHARAIDLIFHKGKIADTYNIGGFNEWKNIDIIKVVIKTVDRLLGRKEGEDMDLITYVTDRAGHDLRYAIDSSKLQRELGWEPSLQFEEGIERTVRWYLDNQEWLDNVTSGDYQKYYDNMYQNR, from the coding sequence ATGAAGAATATTGTTATTACTGGTGGTGCAGGCTTTATTGGAAGTCATGTAGTGCGCCTTTTTGTGAACAAGTATCCTGAGTATCACATCATTAACCTCGACAAACTGACCTATGCTGGAAACCTCGCTAATCTGAAGGACATCGAGAACAAGCCCAACTATGAGTTTGTGAAGATGGACATCTGTGACTTCGACGCTTTCTACAAGCTCATGCAGGACAAAAAGGTTGATGGTATTATCCATCTGGCTGCTGAGAGCCATGTTGACCGTTCTATCAAGGATCCCTTTACATTCGCAAAGACCAACGTTATGGGTACACTTTCTCTGCTTCAGGCTGCCAAGCTCTATTGGGAGTCGCTGCCAGAGAAATATGAGGGTAAACGCTTCTATCATATCTCTACCGACGAGGTGTATGGAGCACTTGAGCTTACTCACCCAGAAGGCATAGAGCCTCCTTTCACCACGACAGCTTCTTCAGCTGAACACCATCTCGCTTATGGTGACAAGTTCTTCCTTGAGACAACAAAATATAATCCTCATTCGCCTTATTCGGCTTCGAAGGCTTCTTCAGACCACTTCGTGCGTGCTTTCCACGATACCTATGGAATGCCTGTTGTAGTAACAAACTGCTCAAACAACTATGGTCCTTACCAGTTCCCTGAGAAGCTTATACCTCTTTTTATTAATAATATACGTCATCGCAAGCCATTGCCAGTATATGGAAAGGGTGAGAACGTCCGCGACTGGCTCTTCGTTGAGGATCATGCTCGTGCCATTGACCTTATCTTTCATAAAGGAAAGATTGCCGATACATATAATATTGGTGGTTTCAACGAGTGGAAGAATATCGATATTATCAAGGTGGTGATTAAGACTGTTGATCGTCTCCTTGGTCGTAAGGAGGGCGAGGACATGGATCTCATTACCTATGTCACCGATCGTGCAGGTCATGATCTGCGCTATGCCATCGACTCGTCAAAGTTGCAGCGTGAACTCGGATGGGAGCCTTCTCTCCAGTTCGAGGAGGGCATTGAGCGTACCGTCCGCTGGTATCTCGATAACCAGGAGTGGCTCGACAATGTAACCTCTGGCGACTATCAGAAGTACTACGACAACATGTATCAGAATCGATAA
- a CDS encoding GNAT family N-acetyltransferase, whose product MLEVRRYTAEQQGEWNSFIATAKNGTFLFDRNYMDYHSDRFSDHSLMFYRDDSLYAVLPANEKEHTLYTHQGLTYGGLVMGTDATTVHVIEIFKMMNSYLREHSIQRVVYKAIPWIYHIVPAEEPLYAMHLTCRYHLLERDASSTVVLSKQLKWKKDRRHGLRVARDNGVRVDFSDDYTSFWPILIENLRVNHNVSPVHSLDEILLLNRRFPKNILFVGAWKDEELLGGCVVYVTPQVVHTQYIAATPMGKQLGVVNAIIDKILSSFPEHLYMDFGKSTEAHSDILNENLIYQKEGFGARTLCYDTYEWTI is encoded by the coding sequence ATGCTCGAAGTAAGACGATATACAGCAGAACAACAGGGGGAATGGAATAGTTTCATTGCCACAGCGAAGAATGGTACATTCCTGTTTGATAGGAATTATATGGACTATCATTCCGACCGTTTCAGCGACCACTCTCTGATGTTCTATCGTGACGATTCTCTTTATGCAGTGCTGCCTGCAAATGAGAAAGAGCATACACTCTACACACATCAGGGTCTCACATATGGAGGCTTGGTGATGGGAACTGACGCAACAACTGTTCATGTGATAGAGATTTTCAAAATGATGAATAGCTACTTGCGTGAACATTCCATACAGCGTGTGGTATATAAGGCTATACCGTGGATCTACCACATCGTTCCAGCTGAGGAACCACTTTATGCCATGCACCTCACATGTCGCTACCATCTGTTGGAGCGTGATGCCTCTTCTACGGTAGTGCTATCCAAACAGCTGAAATGGAAAAAGGATCGCAGACACGGACTGCGAGTGGCAAGAGACAACGGAGTACGAGTCGATTTTTCTGATGATTATACTTCGTTCTGGCCTATATTAATAGAGAATTTGCGCGTTAACCATAATGTGTCACCTGTTCATTCTCTGGACGAGATATTGTTGTTGAACCGCAGATTTCCGAAAAACATCCTTTTTGTGGGAGCATGGAAGGACGAAGAACTTCTTGGGGGATGTGTTGTCTATGTAACGCCACAGGTTGTTCATACACAATATATTGCTGCAACGCCAATGGGTAAGCAACTCGGTGTCGTGAATGCTATCATTGATAAGATCCTCTCATCGTTTCCTGAACATTTGTATATGGACTTCGGAAAATCTACCGAGGCTCATAGCGATATTCTCAATGAAAACCTCATTTATCAGAAAGAGGGCTTCGGGGCGAGAACCTTGTGTTACGATACTTACGAATGGACAATATGA
- a CDS encoding MBOAT family O-acyltransferase: protein MSFVSIAFLFFLPIVFSFYWLLQRQLRLQNLCVLLASYVFYGWWNWRFLVLIIITSASSYVSGLLLTKDSKHLPFSSRAFRRWVVFGNICLNIGILGFFKYYGFFAENLVALFSLVDCSLDAPTLNIILPVGISFYTFQSLSYTFDVYREKIPATRDVIAFFAFIAFFPQLVAGPIERAANLLPQMLQKRVFVYSDAVDGLKRILWGFFKKMVVADNCAIAVNAIWADYTDAGAATLLVGMVLFTFQIYCDFSGYSDIAIGTAKLFGIRLMENFCLPYFSRSMGEFWRRWHISLMTWLRDYVYIPLGGSRVGKWRTAVNIIVVFLLSGLWHGANWTFVAWGGYNALFLVVSRLLLSSRSTDVKNCATWRDIPSVLMTFILVALGWVVFRSVSITEACDYLSCMFVALAQFNIGSLAVGKVALFYCALLVTLEWIQRHEPCPLCLEKYRWGRYSLARWVVYYVVFFLTFFCRGEEQTFIYFQF from the coding sequence ATGTCGTTTGTCTCAATAGCATTCCTGTTTTTTCTTCCAATAGTTTTTTCTTTCTATTGGCTCTTGCAGAGACAATTGCGATTGCAGAACCTCTGTGTGCTGCTTGCAAGCTACGTGTTCTATGGATGGTGGAATTGGCGTTTCCTCGTCCTTATAATAATAACATCTGCGTCGAGCTATGTCAGTGGATTGTTGTTAACAAAGGATTCTAAGCATCTGCCATTTTCATCAAGAGCGTTTCGCCGTTGGGTAGTCTTTGGCAATATATGCCTTAACATAGGTATATTGGGCTTCTTCAAGTATTACGGATTCTTTGCTGAAAACTTAGTGGCATTGTTCTCACTGGTCGACTGCTCGCTTGATGCTCCTACGCTTAACATCATATTGCCTGTCGGCATCAGCTTCTATACCTTCCAGTCATTAAGCTATACGTTCGATGTGTATCGTGAAAAGATACCTGCCACCCGCGATGTGATAGCCTTCTTCGCATTCATCGCTTTTTTCCCGCAGTTGGTTGCAGGACCTATTGAACGTGCAGCAAACCTTCTGCCACAGATGCTTCAGAAACGTGTCTTCGTATATTCAGATGCTGTTGATGGATTAAAACGTATATTGTGGGGCTTCTTCAAAAAGATGGTTGTAGCAGACAATTGCGCCATTGCCGTTAATGCTATATGGGCAGATTATACAGATGCCGGCGCTGCCACACTTCTTGTAGGTATGGTGCTTTTCACGTTCCAGATATATTGCGACTTTTCTGGCTATTCTGACATTGCCATCGGTACAGCAAAGCTCTTCGGCATAAGGCTTATGGAGAACTTCTGCCTTCCTTACTTTTCGCGTTCTATGGGAGAGTTTTGGCGAAGGTGGCACATCTCATTGATGACTTGGCTGCGTGACTATGTGTATATTCCTCTTGGTGGAAGCAGAGTGGGAAAGTGGCGTACCGCAGTGAATATCATAGTCGTTTTCCTGTTGAGCGGTCTGTGGCATGGCGCTAACTGGACTTTTGTGGCATGGGGCGGATATAATGCGTTGTTTCTTGTAGTAAGCAGGCTTCTGCTGTCTTCACGGAGCACAGATGTGAAGAATTGTGCCACTTGGCGTGATATTCCTTCAGTATTGATGACATTTATCCTTGTAGCATTAGGTTGGGTAGTGTTCCGTTCTGTAAGCATAACCGAAGCCTGTGACTATCTGTCGTGTATGTTTGTCGCGTTGGCTCAATTCAATATAGGTTCTCTGGCTGTGGGCAAAGTGGCTCTTTTCTATTGTGCTTTGCTTGTAACATTAGAGTGGATACAACGTCATGAGCCGTGTCCGCTATGTCTTGAAAAATATCGCTGGGGCAGGTACAGTCTGGCGAGATGGGTTGTATATTACGTTGTCTTTTTCCTGACATTCTTCTGTAGGGGTGAGGAGCAGACATTCATCTATTTCCAGTTTTAG